The Quadrisphaera sp. RL12-1S genomic interval CATCCAGAGCGCCACACCGGTGATCTCCATCGCGTGGGCGCCACGCTGGTCACCGGGTGGTCCTGTGCCCGCTGGGTGGCGTGGTGCCCGGCTCCACGGGCCAGGGGCGGGCAGGAGGCCACCCGGTGGGCGTCAGCCCACCCGGTCCGTGGGAGGCCGAGACGGCCGTCGTCCGCCCACAGGTGGCTCCGGACCCGCCGCCGTCCACAGGGACGCGGACGCGGCCCGTCAGCGCCGGCCGGCACCGGCACGCTCCAGCGATGAGGTCCCAGGTGCCGGCGGTCCTGCGGGCGGCGGGCGGGGTGAGCACGTGGTCCGCGCTGGCCGCCGCCACGAGCGACAGCGCCGTCAACCGAGCCGTCGTCTCCGGCGCCGCGGTGCTGGGCCTGCCCGGCGTGCTGCTGCTGCCCGACGTCGCCGACGACGACGCCGCCCGGCGGCGCGCGGCGCTCGCCTACGCCGGTGACGGCGCGCTGCTCAGCCACACCACCGCACTGCGGGTGCACGGGCTCCCGCTACCGGCGCCAGACCCCGTCGTGCACGTGGTGGTGCCCCACCGGCGCCAGCGCAGGACGGCGCGGGAGCACCCCGTCGCCGTGGTCGTGCACCGGAGCCGGAGCCGCCCGCCGTCGACGGTGCGCGGTGGCGACCCGGTGGTGGCCCTGGAGACGGCGGTGGTGCAGAGCTGGCCGCTGCTGCGGGGCTCCGACCAGCGCGCCCCGGCCCTCGTGGCCGTCCGGCGGCGTCTCACCACGGCGACGGCGCTCCGCGAGGAGCTCCAGCGGCGCCGGGTCCTCGCGCAGCGCCCGGCACTGCTGCGGCTCGTGGAGGCCATCGCCGACGGGTGCCGCAGCGAGCTGGAGCTGTGGGGGTACGAGCAGGTCTTCACCGGCCAGGACTTCGCGGAGCTCAGGCGCCAGGTGGAGGTGGTCGTGGACGGGCGTCTGGCGGTGCTGGACTGCTACGACCCGCGCGCGGCGCTCGCCATCGAGCTCGACGGGCGGCAGTACCACGACTCCCCCCGCGACCGGGAGCGAGACGCCGAGCGCGACGTGAGGCTGGCCAGCGTCGGCATCCAGACCGTGAGGTTCTCGCACCGCCGGCTCACCCGGTCACCGGAGGAGTGCCGCCGTGAGGCCCTGCGCACCCAGGAGACCCGCAGGGCGCAGCTGGCAGGACGTCCGAGGCCCCTCGTCGTCGAGGTCCCCGGACGGGCGGGTGGGGCGCCCCGGCTGCGGCTCGCGCTGCCCGCGGCGGCACCCGGCGCGTGAACGGGTGCGCTGGCGCCCGCTGGGTGCGCTGCTGCCCGGGCCCAGCCCCTCCGGCCGGGCACCAGGACACCCAGCGGGCACGAGCCGACCCAGCGGTCAGCGCAGGAGATCGCCGCAGGAGGTCAGTACAGGAAGAGCGGGAACCACTCCCGCGTGTGGGCGTGCACCAGCACCATGAAGAGGATCGCGTCGAAGGTCAGGTGCACCGCCACGACGTAGCTGAGCGACCGCGTCGTCGCGAAGGTGTACCCCTGGACCAGCGCGAACGGGAAGACCAGCAGCGGCCCCCACTCGCGGAACCCCAGCTCGTGCAGGAACGACGTGAACAGCACGGCCTGCAGCAGGTTGGCCAGCCACACCGGGTGGTGGCGGCGCAGCAGCGTGAACACCGTGCAGATGAAGAACAGCTCGTCCCAGACGCCGAGCGCGTTCGTGCCCAGGAACAGCCGCCCCAGCTCACCGGGGGTCCGCGCGGCCGGCCAGTTCTCGTAGACGCCGCTCGTGATGAGGTAGAACGGCAGGGCGGTCCACCCGAGCACGACGACGGCGGCCAGCCACCACCACTCGAAGCGGTTCCACCGGCGCCCGGTGCCCACCGGGAAGGTGATCGCGTGGTCGCGGAAGACCCACCGCGAGAGGGCGTAGGGCGCCCCGACGGCCACGACCATCGCCGCGCCCATGGTGGTCATGTGCTCCCACGAGGTGTCCGTGGTGACCGGCAC includes:
- a CDS encoding endonuclease domain-containing protein, translating into MRSQVPAVLRAAGGVSTWSALAAATSDSAVNRAVVSGAAVLGLPGVLLLPDVADDDAARRRAALAYAGDGALLSHTTALRVHGLPLPAPDPVVHVVVPHRRQRRTAREHPVAVVVHRSRSRPPSTVRGGDPVVALETAVVQSWPLLRGSDQRAPALVAVRRRLTTATALREELQRRRVLAQRPALLRLVEAIADGCRSELELWGYEQVFTGQDFAELRRQVEVVVDGRLAVLDCYDPRAALAIELDGRQYHDSPRDRERDAERDVRLASVGIQTVRFSHRRLTRSPEECRREALRTQETRRAQLAGRPRPLVVEVPGRAGGAPRLRLALPAAAPGA
- a CDS encoding CPBP family intramembrane glutamic endopeptidase; translated protein: MTTTAAGPAEAAPDPVRPGGGARLAASALLVVSGVLLFALEVRPGGWAVLAAGVVVAALVGRRERSSYGRDHLLAALGLGAMSLVPVTTDTSWEHMTTMGAAMVVAVGAPYALSRWVFRDHAITFPVGTGRRWNRFEWWWLAAVVVLGWTALPFYLITSGVYENWPAARTPGELGRLFLGTNALGVWDELFFICTVFTLLRRHHPVWLANLLQAVLFTSFLHELGFREWGPLLVFPFALVQGYTFATTRSLSYVVAVHLTFDAILFMVLVHAHTREWFPLFLY